The Daphnia pulicaria isolate SC F1-1A chromosome 12, SC_F0-13Bv2, whole genome shotgun sequence genome contains a region encoding:
- the LOC124316491 gene encoding syntaxin-7-like, with product MANSNFGTSSYQAGREGDFSKLSQQIGTNIQKISQNASSMQRIVVQLGTPADNQQLRNQLHQIQHYTGQLAKDTSKSLKDLGAISLQSSEQRVFKLQRERLLNDFTAALNSFQSLQREAAQREKDEVKRVRTASILNPPESSKEALVVLDETKSQHFQSSQQRQMQMQEEEVDIQALVERERAIRQLESDIVDVNTIFKELATMVHEQGEMIDSIEANVETAQMRVEEGTSQLATAASYQTRIRRRKCIIAIIAAIVVMIIIGIIIWQSR from the exons ATGGCTAACAGCAATTTCGGCACGTCATCCTACCAAGCCGGCCGTGAAGGCGACTTCTCAAAGTTGTCTCAACAAATCGGAACGAATATACAGAAAATTTCTCAAAATG CATCGTCTATGCAAAGAATAGTCGTTCAACTGGGAACCCCAGCTGATAATCAACAACTTAGAAACCAATT GCATCAAATTCAGCATTACACTGGCCAGTTGGCCAAAGACACCAGCAAATCATTGAAAGATTTGGGTGCTATTTCTCTACAGTCATCGGAACAg AGGGTCTTCAAACTCCAACGAGAAAGGCTTTTGAATGACTTTACAGCTGCATTAAACAGTTTTCAGAGCTTGCAGAGAGAAGCTGCTCAACGTGAAAAAGATGAG GTCAAAAGAGTTAGAACTGCTTCGATCCTCAACCCTCCAGAGAGCTCAAAGGAGGCCTTGGTTGTACTTGATGAGACCAAATCTCAACATTTCCAATCGTCGCAGCAGCGCCAGATGCAAATGCAAGAAGAGGAGGTAGACATTCAAGCTCTTGTTGAACGCGAAAGAGCTATTCGCCAATTGGag TCTGATATCGTTGACGTCAATACCATCTTCAAAGAATTGGCTACGATGGTCCACGAACAAGGTGAAATGATTGACAGTATTGAAGCTAATGTTGAAACTGCCCAAATGCGCGTTGAAGAAGGTACTAGCCAATTGGCCACTGCTGCATCTTATCAg ACAAGAATACGTCgaagaaaatgtattataGCAATCATAGCGGCCATCGTAGTGATGATAATAATTGGTATAATTATCTGGCAGTCACGTTAA
- the LOC124316515 gene encoding coiled-coil domain-containing protein 103-like, translating to MDSSQPIPVSFAQMEKDLISALESDAHNQLENEAKLRAISQRVSYDEFRDIVRGVHLKPVPTGSLSVNKPQKGRIWNNIALSKKSYETEACEARKGPAATPANNYSLNQLPISAQFLNSWQQSDTKSRLLILYKIGPAGLNNIFTIDMPTALLGEIFEALLCFNPVTDVVAVIKLMEALTKIKRFNLIVHFLNASERETCQQLITKLLASLVQREQDFAEEGITEWTIQELGKRFLVRL from the exons ATGGATTCATCACAGCCTATTCCAGTAAGTTTTgctcaaatggaaaaagatcTTATTTCTGCCCTTGAAAGTGATGCTCACAATCAGCTAGAGAATGAGGCTAAACTCAGAGCCATATCTCAGCGGGTTTCATATGATGAATTCAG AGATATTGTACGTGGAGTTCATCTAAAACCAGTACCAACTGGCTCGCTTTCTGTCAACAAAccacaaaaaggaagaatatggAATAACATTGCATTGAGCAAAAAAAGTTATGAAACAGAGGCATGTGAAGCTAGAAAAGGACCAGCAGCAACACCAGCAAATAACTACAGCCTTAATCAACTCCCAATATCTGCTCAATTTCTGAATTCCTGGCAGCAATCAGACACAAAATCAAGGCTTTTGATTTTGTACAAAATAGGTCCTGCAGGTTTAAATAACATATTTACAATTGACATGCCAACTGCCCTGTTGGGAGAAATTTTTGAAGCTCTCCTCTGTTTCAATCCTGTAACAGATGTGGTAGCAGTGATTAAGTTGATGGAAGCGCTCACTAAAATTAAGCGTTTCAATCTAATTGTACATTTTCTCAATGCTTCTGAGAGGGAAACCTGTCAGCAGTTGATTACCAAGCTCTTAGCTAGTCTTGTTCAACGGGAACAAGATTTTGCTGAAGAAGGCATTACAGAGTGGACCATTCAAGAATTGGGCAAACGATTTCTAGTTAGGTTATAA